TATGACCGGGTGCTTTGCGGCTAAGTTAAGTCATCCGATCAAAGTTTGTGAACATTCTCTTTAGTGTTGTGTCGCTTTTTCAGCTAACTTCTCTAATACACGGTTACTGCGCTGGATAAATCCTGCCAAATCGTGTGGAGAAAGTTCTTTCTGTTCTAACAATGCCAAATCGTACATTTCTTGGACTAAATCTTTTGCTAATTCCGGATTTTGACTATGCAATTTTTCCAAAGTATTGACAAGAGGGTTGTTAGTATTTATGACAAAAGTTTTCTTTCCAATGAGGTCGCCCATTGAGTCTAAATTAGCATCGCCTTTTGCCATTTGCAGCATATAGTCGCGCATGCGCCTTTGTTGTTCATCTATTACGATAAAGCCCGGTAAGGCATTAGCATTTAGGCTTTTAGCGACGACTTCGATGTTCTCATTTCCTAGGCATTGAGAGATGAGTTCCGCGATTTTCGCAGCTTCGCTGCGACCTGATTCATCCAATGCGGTTTTTTCTCTGTCTTTATCTAAAAGATGGTCGCTGATCTCGGCATCGATACGTTTAAATTCTGTGGGGGCGAGTTTTCTTTCTAAAAATTGGATAAGGTAGTTGTCTACCGGACCTGCAGCGATGAGGATCTCGATCCCTTTTTCGCGGTATAGGTGAACGATATGTCCAAAATGTTTAGATTCAGTGGTATAGAGTACTTTGTTGCTGTTTTTATCTGTATTGCGCTCTAGGTAGTCATGGATGGTAGTCCATTCGCCTTCCACATTTTTCCAGATGATGACGTCCTTGACGCGGTCATAGAATTTTTCATCTTCCAAAGCCCCTAATTTGATGATAGGAGAGATATCTTCCCATACCGATACGTAGCGCTCGTGTTCATTGCGGTAGAGGGTGGCGAGGCTGTCAGATACTTTTTTGGAGATATGGCTGGATAGCTGCCTAACTGTCTTATCCATTTGAAGATAGCTTCTAGATACGTTGAGCGGTATATCCGGACTGTCGATAGCGCCGCGCAGCATCATCAGATATTCAGGGATGATGTCTTTGCAATTGTCGGACACAAAAACACGGTTGCAATAGAGCTGCACACTAGATTTTTGGTAGTCGAATTGACGGTTGATTTTTGGGAAATAGAGAATCCCCTTTAGGTGGAATGGGTAATCGACATTAAGGTGGACCCAAAAGAGGGGAGCTTCTTCGAAAGGATAAAGATGCTTGTAGAAATCTAGGTAATCTTCTTTTGTGCATTCGGAAGGCGCCTTTATCCATAAAGGTTCTTTGGGGTTGATTCTTTCTTCACCGAGATAGATAGGATAGGGGAGGAAAGTACAGTAATGCTTTAGGATTTTCTCGATGGTGGCCCTTTCCAGATAGTCTTCATTTTCGGAGCTAACGAAGAGAGTAATAGTCGTACCTCTTTGGGTGCGAGTGCCTTCCTTAAGTTCATATTCTCTGGAACCGTCGCAAGTCCATAAAGCAGGTTTAGCTCCTTCTTTGTAGGAAAGGGTATTGACTTCCACTTTTTCTGCGACCATATATGCGGAGTAGAAGCCTAGTCCGAAATGCCCGATGATCTGGTCGCCTTCCTTGTTGCTTTTGTACTTTTCCATGAATTCTTCGGCGCTGGAAAAGGCGATTTGTGCGATGTACTTTTTGACTTCTTCTTCGTCCATGCCGATACCGGTATCGCTGAAGACAAGAGTTTTCTTTTCCTTATCGACGGTCACATCGATGCGGTTTTCTTCTTCGCCGTTTTTGGGGAGGGCGCCTTGTTCTTGAAGATGTTTGACTTTAAGAATGGCATCGCAGGAATTGGACACGAGTTCCCTCACGAAAATGTCCTTATCCGAATAAAGCCACTTTTTTATGATGGGCAAAATGTTCTCGCTGTGTATTTCTAAAGTACCCTTGCTCATAAACACTCCATAGATTTTTTTGTCTGCGATTATAACCATTGATTTACTAAATTGCACACTGTAAAAATTGTTGGATATAACTCCCTATAAGGACGATAACATGCGGATTTATGTTGCCCAGCTCAACCCTATCATTGGCGATATCGAGGGCAATTGTGTGAAGATATTGGAAGCGATTCATAAGGCAAAAGACCAGCAGGCCGATGTAGTCCTCTTTTCCGAGTTGGTGCTAACGGGGTATCCTCCCGACGATTTCCTTTTGATGCCCAAATTTATCTATGCCGCGGAAGATGCTCTCAAAACATTAGCACAGAGTGTATACGATATTGTTGCTATCATAGGAGCGCCTAGGGAAAGCCATACGCCCGTGGGCAAACCTTTGCATAATAGCGCTGTCGTCATTTCAAATGGAAAAGTCGTAGGATACCAGGATAAAATCCTTTTACCTACCTATGATGTTTTCGATGAACGACGGTATTTTGAGCCCGGTGGACAGACAAGCCTTTGGCATATTGCAGGTAAGCAGGTGGCTATTACCATCTGCGAAGATATTTGGGAACACAGTGAGCAGATATTCTTCGACCGCTACGCACGCGATCCTGTAATGGAACTAAGACAGACTTCTCAGCGTCCGGATGTCCTATTGAATCTTTCCGCTTCACCTTACAGCGTCCTTAAAGCTCCATTGCGTACCTATGCCCTGGAAAAAGCAGCTAAAGCGCTCCATTGCCCGGCGATCCTTTGCAATCAGGTAGGGGGGAATGATAGCTTGATTTTTGATGGTAGAAGCATCGCTGTCAATGCAAAAGGAGCTTTGGTCTATCGCGCATTAGGCTTTGCAGAGGATGGTTTTGTGGTAGATATCGATGACATGCCGCCTAAAATATCCTTGCATGAAGGGGATGTCTTGGAAGAACTTTACAATGCTTTGGTTATGGGAGTAAGG
This portion of the Parachlamydiales bacterium genome encodes:
- the htpG gene encoding molecular chaperone HtpG encodes the protein MSKGTLEIHSENILPIIKKWLYSDKDIFVRELVSNSCDAILKVKHLQEQGALPKNGEEENRIDVTVDKEKKTLVFSDTGIGMDEEEVKKYIAQIAFSSAEEFMEKYKSNKEGDQIIGHFGLGFYSAYMVAEKVEVNTLSYKEGAKPALWTCDGSREYELKEGTRTQRGTTITLFVSSENEDYLERATIEKILKHYCTFLPYPIYLGEERINPKEPLWIKAPSECTKEDYLDFYKHLYPFEEAPLFWVHLNVDYPFHLKGILYFPKINRQFDYQKSSVQLYCNRVFVSDNCKDIIPEYLMMLRGAIDSPDIPLNVSRSYLQMDKTVRQLSSHISKKVSDSLATLYRNEHERYVSVWEDISPIIKLGALEDEKFYDRVKDVIIWKNVEGEWTTIHDYLERNTDKNSNKVLYTTESKHFGHIVHLYREKGIEILIAAGPVDNYLIQFLERKLAPTEFKRIDAEISDHLLDKDREKTALDESGRSEAAKIAELISQCLGNENIEVVAKSLNANALPGFIVIDEQQRRMRDYMLQMAKGDANLDSMGDLIGKKTFVINTNNPLVNTLEKLHSQNPELAKDLVQEMYDLALLEQKELSPHDLAGFIQRSNRVLEKLAEKATQH
- a CDS encoding NAD+ synthase; protein product: MRIYVAQLNPIIGDIEGNCVKILEAIHKAKDQQADVVLFSELVLTGYPPDDFLLMPKFIYAAEDALKTLAQSVYDIVAIIGAPRESHTPVGKPLHNSAVVISNGKVVGYQDKILLPTYDVFDERRYFEPGGQTSLWHIAGKQVAITICEDIWEHSEQIFFDRYARDPVMELRQTSQRPDVLLNLSASPYSVLKAPLRTYALEKAAKALHCPAILCNQVGGNDSLIFDGRSIAVNAKGALVYRALGFAEDGFVVDIDDMPPKISLHEGDVLEELYNALVMGVRDYFSKQGFITACLGLSGGIDSALVACIAVDALGKENVLGISMPSRYSSPGSITDAQALADNLGIRLLNVPIDSSYGNFLSLLEKDFQGRPFDVTEENLQSRIRGIILMSYSNKFGYVVLNTGNKSELAMGYATLYGDMCGGLGVISDLSKRRVYALAEWINRDKEVIPKSTIDKPPSAELRENQKDSDSLPDYDYIDIVLEQYLEKHRSPEAIILEYRIPPEIVHDIVKRIHRSEYKRRQSAPGLRVTERAFSIGRKFPIVQRWVK